The genomic interval GCGCGTTGCGAATGCTCTCTTCGTTATCGTCGAGATACTTCGTGCTGTCCTCGCCACGCAGACCGAGCAAGGTGTCCTGATGTTGGGAGTCCGTCCAGGTGGGATACAGGAAATATCCCGTCAAGGCGAGAAACGCCACGATCAAAATGATGCGAAACCGGTTTTTCTTCACGGCCTGTCGGACCTCCGTCAACATGGAAAACACTAATTGCGCTGTAATTTCCGCGCAAATTCGTTCAGGACATCAAATATAGAAACGCGGCGATTCAAAGTCAAACGGCCGCGGGGTCTTGTCATTTCCTGGATCCGTGGATGAATCCGCGGTAGAGATTCGCGTGATGCGCCGACATCATCGCCTGCGGGTCGATCGCGTCGACGATGGAACGGAACTCGCGCACCCGGCCGCGCCGTATCAGCGACATGATGATGGGCATTCCCCCGCTGCCCCCCTCGCCCGGGACGATCGTGACACCGAACTTATTCAACCGCAGTGTATTGGCGATTGTGTCGGTTGCGGTGCGCGAAATCACGTGCACCTGCACGAACCCCAGCGCCAGCTTCTCTTCAATGAAGATGCCGAGAAAGGTGCCTGTCGCAAAGCCCGCCCCGTAGCCGAGCAGATTCCACAGATTATCGAGCTGCGAAAACACCTGCCGTATCGCCACGGCCCAGATCATGACTTCAAAAAATCCGATGAGTGATGCCGGCCATTTTTTACCCTGGACGGTGAACATGGTGCGTATGGTGCCCATCGAGACGTCGCAGATACGAAGACCGAAGATGAGCAGGGCGGAAAGGAAGATGTCCATAGGAAGGAATGTGGTGGATATATTCGGCGAAAGGCATGCAGCAGCCACCGTCGTAACTGTTCCAAACATATCATTATTTCCGCATTCATTCGCGTTCGGGCACTACGCATTCCATGGTCGGGTTTGTTAGTCCCACAGCTTCGCGATACTTTCGCAGAAATCTTCCAGCGCAAAATCGAGATACCAAATGCTGAAATCGCTGTTCGCCCGCAAGCCTCTCCATGTGCTCTTGGAGGAAATGCACAGTGAAAACCGCCTCCGTAGAATCCTGGGTCCGGTGCAGCTCACCGCCCTGGGTGTTGGCGCCGTGATCGGTGCCGGAATTTTTGTCGCCACCGGCGCCGCCGCGCACAATGTGGCAGGACCCTCACTGATGCTCTCGTATGTGGTCGCGGGCATCACCTGCATTTTTGCGGCCTTGTGTTACGCCGAATTTGCATCCATGGTTCCTGTGGCCGGCTCGGCATATACGTATGCGTATGCGACGCTCGGAGAGTTGTTTGCGTGGATTATCGGATGGGACCTTGTGCTCGAGTATGCGGTGGGCAGCGCCACTGTCGCCACGGGATGGTCAGGCTACTTCCAGAATGTCCTGGCCAAGGCCGGGATCGTTCTCCCCGAGCTGCTGCGCGAATCACCCTGGCGCTACGATGCTGTAAGCGGAACCTTTCTTTCCACCGGTTCGATGATCAACCTGCCCGCCGTGATTATAGTTGCGATCGTGACACTGATCCTCGTCAAAGGAATACAGGAATCGGCGTCATTTAATGCTACAATGGTCGGCATCAAGTTGGCTGCGGTGTTGTTCGTCATCGGTGTCGGCGCGTTCTTTATTGAATCGACAAACTGGGAACCCTTCGCGCCTTTCGGGTGGACCGGCATCAGCTTCTTCGGATTACATGTCGCAGGCGACACGAATCCCACCGGCGCGCCCGTGGGTATGCTTGCCGGAGCCGCCATCATTTTCTTTGCCTACATCGGTTTCGATTCCGTTTCCACACACACCGAGGAGGCGAAAAATCCGCAGCGGGATGTTCCCGTCGGCATCATCGCGTC from Ignavibacteriota bacterium carries:
- a CDS encoding DUF2179 domain-containing protein, which produces MDIFLSALLIFGLRICDVSMGTIRTMFTVQGKKWPASLIGFFEVMIWAVAIRQVFSQLDNLWNLLGYGAGFATGTFLGIFIEEKLALGFVQVHVISRTATDTIANTLRLNKFGVTIVPGEGGSGGMPIIMSLIRRGRVREFRSIVDAIDPQAMMSAHHANLYRGFIHGSRK
- a CDS encoding amino acid permease, giving the protein MKSLFARKPLHVLLEEMHSENRLRRILGPVQLTALGVGAVIGAGIFVATGAAAHNVAGPSLMLSYVVAGITCIFAALCYAEFASMVPVAGSAYTYAYATLGELFAWIIGWDLVLEYAVGSATVATGWSGYFQNVLAKAGIVLPELLRESPWRYDAVSGTFLSTGSMINLPAVIIVAIVTLILVKGIQESASFNATMVGIKLAAVLFVIGVGAFFIESTNWEPFAPFGWTGISFFGLHVAGDTNPTGAPVGMLAGAAIIFFAYIGFDSVSTHTEEAKNPQRDVPVGIIASLLICTVLYIAVVAVLTGMVRFDQLDVNAPVSLAFKTKGLGWAEGIIAVAGVAGITSVLLVMMLSGPRVFLAMARDGLVPRSIFGVVHPKFRTPWKSTILIGIFVTVLAGFLPIDALLHLTNIGTLFAFVIVCGAVLIMRRTHPEAERPFRVPWVPFVPIMGILSCSMLMFSLPVDNWWRLFIWLLIGFVIYFTYGRRHSIMAKMRGETK